The genomic region ACTGGTTAATGACATTTCTAGGAGCAAGTCTAATTTGTTTTGTAAAAACAGAAAGCAAAAAACTAGTAAGTATTGCTTTAGGTAGCTCCGCTGGTATTATGATTGCTGCATCTTTTTTTTCATTATTACTTCCTGCAAAAGAGCGTTTAGAAGGCTTAAATACCTTCTATTTACTAATTATTCCAATTGGGTTTTTATGTGGTGTGTTGTTTTTAAAAGTCACCGACTTCTTTTTTCCTCACGAACATGCCCTAATTCATGAACAGGAAGAAAAATATTTAAAAAATAAAGTACTGATGTTTGCAATGACATTGCATAATATTCCCGAAGGTTTAGCTGTTGGAGTAGCTTTTGCAGGTGTTGTAAATAACAACTATTTACCAGCATTAATTTTATCGATAGGGATTGGGATTCAAAATTTTCCTGAAGGCACCGCTGTTGCACTACCAATGCATCAGTGTGGAAGAAGTAAAAAGAGTTCCATTATGTATGGTCAGTTTTCTGGATTAGTAGAAATCCCTAGTGCTATCTTAGGATTTTTATTTGCTTCTTTTTTAGATGGTTTATTACCTTTTGCATTATCTTTTGCTGCTGGAGCAATGGTTTTTGTATGTGTTCAAGAATTAATTCCAGAAGCAAGTAATGCTTCCAAAAAAGATTTAGGATCATTTGCTTTTGTTATTGGTTTTATTGTAATGATGTCTTTAGATATACTCTTATCTTGATGTAAGCTTATTCAATATTGAATAAGCTTTTGGTTTATGCTATATATTATTTGTTTTTTTGTGAAAAAGCAAAAAAAATGTTGGTTTGTTGTGTGATTTTTCTGTTGACATTGTTTTGAAAATAATTTATCATGTTAATAACATTACATTAATAAATACGTTGAAGTGGACTAGTAAATAATGAAGATGAATTAGAGAAGTTACGGTTGGTGCAAGTAACTCATTCACATTATTGAATTCACCATGGAGTTATATGCTGAACTAACAGTAGGCATCATCGGTTAACATCCGTTACCATGTAAGTAATTTACTTGTAAGTCTGGGTTTGTGAAAACACAGAAAACTTGAGGTGGTACCACGATTCGCTCGTCCTCTATTGGGATGAGTTTTTTTATTACATGTATGGGAGAAAAAGGGAGAAAATGAAAATGAAAAAATTATTAAAAGTATGTCTTGCATTTTCTATGTGTCTAGCTGTTGCTGGATGTAGTGAAGATGATGCCGATAGTGACATGTTAACTATTGGAGTTTTACAATTAGCTGAACATAGTGCATTAGATGCATCTTATGAAGGTTTTGTGGATGGTTTAGCTGCTGCAGGTTATGTGGATGGTGAAAACATTAATATTGTATTTGAAAATGCACAAGGTGATAGTTCTAACTGTGTTACTATCGCTGATAAATTAGTAAATGATGGTAGTGATTTAATTTATGCAATTGCAACTACAAGCGCTCAAGCTGTTGCTAGTGCAACTACAGATATCCCTATTGTTGTTTCAGCAATTACAGATCCTGAAAGTGCTGGTTTAGTGGAATCAAATGAATTATCTGGTACAAATGTTTGTGGTGCTAGTGATTTAGGTCCAATTGAAGCACAATTAGAATTATTGTTAGATATTGTTCCAGATGCAGAAACTATTGCTATTATGTATTGTAGTTCAGAAGATAATTCTATTTATCAAGCTGAAATTGCACAAGAAATCTTAGAAGGTTTAGGTGTTAATGTTGAAATCGCTACTGTTTCTGATTCTAGTACTATTCAACAAGTTACTGAATCTTTAGTTGGTAAAGTAGATGGTATTTATATCCCTACTGATAACTTATTAGCTGAATATATGTCTTCTGTTGCTTTAGTAGCAAATGAAAATGGTATTCCTACAGTTGTTGGTGAAGGTGGTATGGTTACTGCTGGTGGTTTAGCTTCAATTGCTTTAGATTACTATGAATTAGGTGTTTTAGCTGGTGAACAAGCTGCTTTAATTTTAAATGGTGAATCTGTTCCTTCAGAAATGTCTATTGTATATTTAGATGCAGAAAGCTGTGAATTACAATTCAATCAAGATGTTATTGATCAGTTAGGAATTACTATTGATGAATCTTTATTAGAAGGTGCAACAATTGTAACTACTGAATAAAAATAGGAGATTAATATGACTAGTATATTACTTGCCATACAAAGTGCCGTTGGTCAAGGTATTTTATGGGGAATTATGGCACTGGGTGTTTATTTGACTTATCGTTTATTAGATTTTGCAGATTTAACAGTGGATGGTAGTTTTGCTACTGGTGGAGCTGTTTGTGCCATTTGGATAACAAATGGTGGAAATGTTGTGATTGGTGTTGTTTTGGCTACAATTGCTGGTTTTGCCGCTGGATTTATTACTGGTTTTTTACATACAAAATGTAAAATACCCCCTATCTTAGCTGGTATTTTAACTCAATTAGGTTTGTATTCTATCAACTTACGTATTATGGGTAGATCAAATCTACCATTATTACAATATGATACTATTTTCAAAAATCTAATGGAAATAACAGGTCTTGGATCTTCTGCCGTAACTATTATGGTTGGTAGTGTCTGTGTTGTTATTGTTATTAGTTTATGTTATTGGTTTTTCGGAACAGAAA from Tannockella kyphosi harbors:
- a CDS encoding ZIP family metal transporter, whose product is MNGLDHLYIYSPLLFVFLAATFNWLMTFLGASLICFVKTESKKLVSIALGSSAGIMIAASFFSLLLPAKERLEGLNTFYLLIIPIGFLCGVLFLKVTDFFFPHEHALIHEQEEKYLKNKVLMFAMTLHNIPEGLAVGVAFAGVVNNNYLPALILSIGIGIQNFPEGTAVALPMHQCGRSKKSSIMYGQFSGLVEIPSAILGFLFASFLDGLLPFALSFAAGAMVFVCVQELIPEASNASKKDLGSFAFVIGFIVMMSLDILLS
- a CDS encoding ABC transporter substrate-binding protein, yielding MKKLLKVCLAFSMCLAVAGCSEDDADSDMLTIGVLQLAEHSALDASYEGFVDGLAAAGYVDGENINIVFENAQGDSSNCVTIADKLVNDGSDLIYAIATTSAQAVASATTDIPIVVSAITDPESAGLVESNELSGTNVCGASDLGPIEAQLELLLDIVPDAETIAIMYCSSEDNSIYQAEIAQEILEGLGVNVEIATVSDSSTIQQVTESLVGKVDGIYIPTDNLLAEYMSSVALVANENGIPTVVGEGGMVTAGGLASIALDYYELGVLAGEQAALILNGESVPSEMSIVYLDAESCELQFNQDVIDQLGITIDESLLEGATIVTTE
- a CDS encoding ABC transporter permease, whose product is MTSILLAIQSAVGQGILWGIMALGVYLTYRLLDFADLTVDGSFATGGAVCAIWITNGGNVVIGVVLATIAGFAAGFITGFLHTKCKIPPILAGILTQLGLYSINLRIMGRSNLPLLQYDTIFKNLMEITGLGSSAVTIMVGSVCVVIVISLCYWFFGTEIGSAIRATGNNENMVTAQGINTNTTKVLGLMIGNGLIAMSGALVAQQQSSADVKMGIGAIVIGLASIVIGEVIFGRKGGFRFRLFSIVVGSIIYRIIVAIVLQMGLNTDDLKLLSAILVAVALAVPVLLEKRKQVSSYKKLTGKEL